Proteins encoded by one window of Rutidosis leptorrhynchoides isolate AG116_Rl617_1_P2 chromosome 7, CSIRO_AGI_Rlap_v1, whole genome shotgun sequence:
- the LOC139860098 gene encoding protein FAR-RED ELONGATED HYPOCOTYL 3-like has product MDSLQSMYTLLLSPCIYVPENYCVGVQSINNAGKRFWTPTVADSVKPLIRMVFNSIESAFTFYNEFTIQGDFEAIKSSSKFPEDASGNKYISHKYFVCSKHGFNQVKDKNTKKDLQCSAEISVADFGEVSTLDSDKKKKKSKKRKRPSLKVGCCACFVINLNSDNKYQVFKFTDKHNHISVPPEHIKHLKSQRKLFNSQKYFLFQLGQSGIGSNKGYRVLSKVHGGHELVGASKNDCKNWKRDVNKYILKADAEMYDMVFIPYIGIDNHFKCVTFGAALLAKEDVHSYDWLLKAFKKAFPVEPQIVMTDQDPSMVIAVQSVFFTTRHRLYILQSDWIICKNIGSICKRIGSICKQIGFNLQED; this is encoded by the exons ATGGACTCACTTCAATCTATGTACACATTGTTACTCAGTCCAT GTATTTATGTCCCAGAAAATTATTGTGTTGGTGTTCAATCTATAAATAATGCTGGGAAAAGGTTTTGGACCCCCACGGTTGCTGATAGTGTTAAGCCATTAATTAGGATGGTGTTTAATTCTATTGAAAGTGCGTTTACTTTTTATAATGAGTTTACTATTCAAGGCGATTTTGAAGCTATTAAATCATCTTCAAAATTTCCTGAAGATGCTTCAGGGAATAAGTATATAAGCCATAAATATTTTGTGTGTAGTAAACACGGTTTTAATCAAGTTAAAGATAAGAATACAAAAAAAGATTTGCAATGTAGTGCTGAAATTTCTGTTGCAGACTTTGGTGAAGTGTCTACTCTTGATAgtgataaaaagaaaaagaaatcaaAGAAAAGGAAAAGACCATCACTGAAAGTTGGATGTTGTGCTTGTTTTGTTATAAATCTTAATTCTGATAATAAATATCAGGTTTTTAAGTTTACAGACAAACACAACCATATTTCGGTCCCTCCAGAACATATCAAGCATTTGAAATCTCAAAGGAAACTTTTCAATTCTCAAAAGTACTTTTTATTTCAGTTAGGACAATCGGGTATCGGATCGAATAAAGGTTACAGAGTGTTGTCAAAAGTTCATGGTGGTCATGAACTTGTTGGGGCTTCTAAAAATGATTGCAAGAATTGGAAAAGAGATGtcaacaagtatattttgaaagcaGATGCAGAGAT GTATGACATGGTGTTTATACCGTATATTGGTATTGATAACCATTTTAAATGTGTTACATTTGGTGCCGCTCTTTTAGCAAAGGAAGATGTACATTCTTATGATTGGTTGTTGAAAGCTTTCAAAAAAGCTTTTCCTGTTGAACCTCAAATTGTAATGACAGATCAAGATCCTTCAATGGTGATTGCAGTTCAATCTGTGTTTTTTACAACTAGGCATAGATTGT ACATACTACAATCAGATTGGATAATCTGCAAAAATATTGGTTCAATCTGCAAACGGATTGGttcaatctgcaagcagattggGTTCAATCTGCAAGAAGATTGA